The segment CCACTGTTCCTGAGAGGACAGGCACCTTGCTGACTCCCTGGGGAGAAGAGTCCTCCTGTCTGCTGCCCTGGCCCCCACAGCCCTGCATGCCCCCTTGAGGCCACGGCTCCTGCACCCTGTGCGCTGGGAGCAGGGTGGGGGCCTCTGCCCCAGGGCAGGGAGGTGGAGGGCGGTCAGCCCTGGGGCAGCGGTCAGGGGCGGTGTCCTGTACCTTGTCCTGCAGGGGCCGCTTGCACTCAAAGGCCCCAGGACCCTGGTCGCTGGTCATCAGTGTATAGGGTGTGTCCCCCATTTATAAGGTAGGGTCCCCCAGCTCTAGGGCAGTGTCCCCCAATTATAAGGCAATGTCCCCCAGTTATAGAGAGCGTTCCCCAGCTCTAGGGCAGTGTCCCCAATTATAAGGTAATGTCCCCCAATTATAGGAAGTGTCCCCCCAGCTTTAGGGCAGTGTCCCCTGGTTGTGAGAGTCGCCAGAGCTTGGCTAATGAGAAGCGATGGGTTCCTGTCTGCAGCACCAGCCTGTCACACAGGGTCCTTTTTTCTGAGCCCCACAGACAAGCCCCATGCCCCATCTCCTGTCAAGCCTCACGTCAAACCCAGAGCTAGGTCGGAGTCTCCGGGGTCAATCCTGAAAAGTAAGACCCACCAGCACCTTCTGCTCACCCTGGGGTGGTCCTACAAGCTTGGGCTGAAGTACTTCCCTCAAATGACCAAAGCAGTCTGGGGACCATAAGGACAGCCGAGTGTCACTGTAGCATGAGTTACTGACGGAACCAAACCGGCCCCAACTGGACCTTGTCCCCCAGGTAGCACTGGTCACAAAGCTTTATTTTGCAGGAATTCTAAAGACGGAAGGAGAGGACTTTGAGAGAGAACACACATTCCAGAAAGTAGATccacttaaaaacaaaagcactgtATTCAGACCCCAGAACATGccagaaaaatgggcagaggacaaAGGCACGTCATCTCCAACGCCCAGGCTTTACCCGAGAGGAATTTTGCATCCCAACCTGGAAACAAGCAGAACTTTCACAATAAGTCAGATGTTGAAGTCGACCTTCTGAGGTTGGTCATTGTGACTTCATAAACTTTCTGAAGGATAATTTGACAGGTTTTGAAAGGCTCAGTGGGATTCCccagcagctcagtggtaaagaatccatctgccagtgcaggagacacaagagacctgagttcggtccctgggtcaggaagatcccctggagaaaggaatggcaacatactccagtattcttgcctggaaaatgccatgcacagaggagcctggtgggctacagtccacggggttgcacagagctggacacgactgagcgactgagcacaagcaaaGGCCTCAGATGTGTGCATTTggtttcacacacacatacacagctacTTCTGGTGATTTGTTCTCGGTTTTTACAcagaagggaggctgggaagggaGCTCTTTGGGGGTGCTGACTTGGGGATCTCTCTCCTGCTGGTGGTGAGGTGTGGGTACATCCACGAGACTGTAGGGACACTGATCCACTGGGAGCCCCCCACCATTCCATCAGAGGCCCACGCCTTCCGTCTTGCCAGTTGGGGTCACTTTCTGGTCCTCAGCATCCTCCGTCTCCTCACCCAGGGCTCTTTGAAGGACCACCTTGAGGGCCTCCATCGACCGCTCCCTCTGAAGGCCCCCGATGAAGAAGTAAATGGCAGGGTTGGCCGTGCTGTTGACGCAGGACAAGAGGACACAGATGTCATTGAAGATGTGAATTTTCTCAGTTGTACAGAACCGGATGATACTGAGAGGCAGGCCGAAGAGGAAGCCCAGGAACGAGAGCAGGAGGACCAGGTAGAACTTTCTGGGTTGATGCTTCTGGGAGCTGGCCTGGACTCGCCGGAGCAACAACAGACTGGAAATGCCCAGGACGGAGAACTGGAGGAAGACCGACACAGCGGTGGCAGTCTTAAATTCGTCACAGAACTTTTCCTCTTTGGTGAATAACTGACCGCAGGCATAACCTCTCAGCACATTTAACAGAAAGGTCAGAATCCAAAGGAGCGTGCTCACGATGGCCGACAGGTGCTTGGGGCAATGACACCGATACCAGATAGGGAAGAGGGCGGACAGACAGCGCTGGAAGCTGATGGCGGTCATGATGCCCAGACCAGTGAGGTAGAAGAACCACCTCAGGACCATAAAGAGGGCATGAAGACCAAAGCAATGGTTGAGGAAAGGCTTCAGGATATGGCGGACAGAGAACAGGATCTGGAAGCCAAGGTTCATGAAATCCGCTACGGCCAGATTGAGGCTGTAGAT is part of the Bos javanicus breed banteng chromosome 29, ARS-OSU_banteng_1.0, whole genome shotgun sequence genome and harbors:
- the LOC133241738 gene encoding mas-related G-protein coupled receptor member B5-like, with protein sequence MDNYCETHHSSPDAAERAEGSYNVEHVALRSLAVVVALCGLVGNGIVIWFVHLSHKKTSFIIYSLNLAVADFMNLGFQILFSVRHILKPFLNHCFGLHALFMVLRWFFYLTGLGIMTAISFQRCLSALFPIWYRCHCPKHLSAIVSTLLWILTFLLNVLRGYACGQLFTKEEKFCDEFKTATAVSVFLQFSVLGISSLLLLRRVQASSQKHQPRKFYLVLLLSFLGFLFGLPLSIIRFCTTEKIHIFNDICVLLSCVNSTANPAIYFFIGGLQRERSMEALKVVLQRALGEETEDAEDQKVTPTGKTEGVGL